A single genomic interval of Ramlibacter pinisoli harbors:
- a CDS encoding amidohydrolase family protein — MTVATDRLVPPGACDCHTHVFLDEGAYPFAAARRYTPPPAPIEDLARLHDGLGIDRVVIVQPSVYGADNAATLEALRVLGPGRARAVAVIDATTTDEQLAAFDAAGVRGVRVNLEVDGERDARRATAWLREAAARVAPLGWHVQVFASLPLLGACSDVLGALPVPLVFDHYAGAQAGLGSRQEGLAEVLELVGAGRAYVKLSAPYRCSGEPDYADLADLTRLFIERNPDRMLWGSDWPHPQPGVRPTPQDVCPPHEVDLRHVLAQLARWTPDPAVLRGILVDNPARLYGF; from the coding sequence ATGACCGTCGCCACCGACCGCCTCGTCCCGCCGGGCGCGTGTGACTGCCACACGCATGTCTTCCTGGACGAGGGCGCCTATCCGTTCGCCGCCGCGCGGCGCTACACGCCGCCACCGGCTCCGATCGAGGACCTGGCGCGGTTGCACGACGGCCTGGGCATCGACCGGGTCGTGATCGTGCAGCCCAGCGTCTACGGCGCCGACAACGCGGCCACGCTGGAGGCGCTGCGCGTGCTGGGCCCGGGCCGTGCGCGCGCCGTCGCCGTCATCGACGCCACCACCACCGACGAGCAGCTGGCCGCCTTCGACGCGGCGGGCGTGCGCGGCGTGCGGGTCAACCTCGAGGTCGACGGCGAGCGCGATGCCCGGCGTGCCACGGCGTGGCTGCGCGAGGCGGCCGCCCGCGTCGCGCCGCTGGGCTGGCATGTGCAGGTGTTCGCCAGCCTGCCGCTGCTGGGCGCCTGCAGCGACGTGCTGGGTGCGCTGCCAGTGCCGCTGGTGTTCGACCACTACGCGGGCGCCCAGGCTGGCCTGGGAAGCCGCCAGGAAGGACTGGCCGAGGTGCTCGAGCTGGTCGGGGCCGGGCGCGCCTACGTGAAGCTGTCGGCGCCGTACCGCTGCTCGGGCGAGCCGGACTACGCCGACCTCGCGGACCTCACCCGCCTGTTCATCGAGCGCAATCCCGATCGCATGCTGTGGGGCAGCGACTGGCCGCATCCGCAGCCCGGCGTGCGGCCGACGCCGCAGGACGTGTGCCCGCCGCACGAGGTGGACCTGCGGCACGTGCTCGCCCAGCTGGCCCGGTGGACGCCCGATCCGGCGGTGCTGCGCGGCATCCTGGTGGACAACCCGGCGCGCCTGTATGGCTTCTGA
- the kaiC gene encoding circadian clock protein KaiC: MVKPSPALPLSGLPKAPTGISGLDEITQGGLPRGRPTLVCGAAGCGKTMLAAEFIVRGATEFGEPGVFMMFEESEQELVANMRSLGFDLEKLQRQKKLALDYVRVERSEIEETGEYDLEGLFIRLGHAIDSIGAKRVVLDTVEALFASLPNQAILRAELRRLFRWLKDKGVTAVITGERGEGTLTRYGLEEYVADCVVLLDHRIVDQVSTRRLRVVKYRGSAHGTNEYPFLIGSRGLSVLPITSLRLDHQVSEKRVSTGIAGLDAMFGGQGVYRGSSVLVSGAPGTGKSSVAATFAHAACARGERALLFAYEESESQLLRNMRSIGIDLAPWLRKGQLQIHASRPTLHGLEQHLVHIYELVHEFKPSVVVVDPISNLSSDTHDAGLKLTLMRLIDFLKQQGVTALFTSLTVDTTVALAASEVGVSSLMDSWLLLTNIAYNGERTRTLQVLKSRGMHHSNQVREFVFSNHGVDLVDVYLSGDRVLTGTARVAQEAQELAATEMRTKDHDRRLRDLANQRKALDAQIAALNADAEQRAGDVEFAIARERFEAAGVAARAKEIAQAGSSRAPAPKPRKAGR; encoded by the coding sequence ATGGTCAAACCTTCCCCGGCCCTTCCCCTGTCCGGCCTTCCGAAAGCGCCTACCGGCATTAGCGGACTCGACGAAATCACCCAGGGCGGACTGCCGCGCGGACGTCCCACCCTGGTCTGCGGTGCCGCGGGCTGCGGCAAGACGATGCTGGCGGCTGAGTTCATCGTGCGGGGCGCCACCGAGTTCGGCGAACCGGGCGTCTTCATGATGTTCGAGGAAAGCGAGCAGGAGCTCGTGGCCAACATGCGGTCGCTCGGCTTCGACCTCGAGAAGCTGCAGCGGCAGAAGAAGCTCGCGCTCGACTATGTCCGGGTGGAGCGCAGCGAGATCGAGGAAACCGGCGAGTACGACCTGGAAGGCCTCTTCATCCGGCTGGGCCACGCCATCGACTCGATCGGAGCCAAGCGGGTGGTGCTGGACACCGTCGAGGCGCTGTTCGCCAGCCTGCCCAACCAGGCCATCCTGCGCGCCGAGTTGCGCCGGCTGTTCCGCTGGCTCAAGGACAAGGGCGTGACGGCGGTGATCACCGGCGAGCGCGGCGAAGGCACGCTGACGCGTTACGGCCTGGAAGAGTACGTCGCGGACTGCGTGGTCCTGCTGGACCACCGCATCGTCGACCAGGTCTCCACCCGCCGCCTGCGGGTGGTGAAGTACCGCGGCTCGGCCCACGGCACCAACGAATACCCGTTCCTCATCGGATCGCGGGGGCTGTCGGTGCTGCCCATCACCTCGCTGCGGCTGGACCATCAGGTGTCCGAAAAGCGCGTGTCCACGGGCATCGCCGGGCTGGATGCCATGTTCGGCGGCCAGGGGGTCTACCGCGGCAGCAGCGTCCTGGTGTCGGGCGCTCCCGGCACCGGCAAGAGCAGCGTGGCGGCCACCTTCGCGCATGCGGCCTGCGCGCGCGGCGAGCGGGCGCTCCTGTTCGCCTACGAAGAGTCGGAAAGCCAGCTGCTGCGCAACATGCGGTCGATCGGCATCGACCTGGCGCCCTGGCTGCGCAAGGGCCAGCTGCAGATCCATGCCTCGCGCCCCACGCTGCACGGCCTGGAGCAGCACCTGGTGCACATCTACGAGCTGGTGCACGAGTTCAAGCCCTCGGTGGTGGTGGTGGACCCGATCAGCAACCTCAGCTCGGACACGCACGATGCCGGGCTGAAGCTGACCCTGATGCGGCTGATCGACTTCCTCAAGCAGCAGGGCGTGACCGCGCTGTTCACCAGCCTGACGGTGGACACGACGGTGGCCCTCGCGGCGTCGGAGGTCGGTGTCTCCTCGCTCATGGACAGCTGGCTGCTGCTGACCAACATTGCCTACAACGGCGAGCGCACCCGCACGCTGCAGGTGCTGAAGTCGCGCGGCATGCACCACTCCAACCAGGTGCGCGAGTTCGTGTTCAGCAACCACGGCGTCGACCTGGTGGACGTGTACCTGTCCGGCGACCGCGTCCTGACCGGCACGGCCCGGGTTGCGCAGGAGGCCCAGGAACTGGCCGCCACCGAGATGCGCACCAAGGACCATGACCGCCGGCTGCGCGACCTGGCCAACCAGCGCAAGGCGCTGGATGCCCAGATCGCCGCGCTCAATGCCGATGCCGAGCAGCGCGCTGGAGACGTCGAATTCGCGATTGCCCGGGAACGGTTCGAGGCGGCCGGCGTGGCCGCGCGGGCCAAGGAGATCGCCCAGGCCGGCAGCTCGCGTGCGCCGGCCCCCAAGCCCCGGAAGGCCGGCCGATGA
- a CDS encoding DUF6502 family protein, with protein sequence MTNNDHPLQAERQAVLAVLERLLQPIAQLCVAKAVTIHGVEELIRHAFVQAARAACDDAKGDRLTSRISTMTGLTRREVSRISAAPALDLPATRSPATDVLTRWASLPGYTDAQGRPIALPRVGAEPSFEALAASVTKDVHPRSLMAELMRLGLVEHDTAADTLTLLDSAFVPRSDWPRMVGFLGSNVGDHLRAGVTNVLGTGSEHFEQALLADELSPQSVDKARHLIAEQWRSLMTTLGPQLQALIDDDERERRGQSEALRIGLYSWSAPMPAPSQAPDAPDSPDTTSEVTP encoded by the coding sequence ATGACCAATAACGACCATCCACTGCAGGCCGAGCGCCAGGCTGTGCTGGCGGTATTGGAGAGGCTGCTGCAGCCCATCGCCCAGCTGTGCGTGGCCAAGGCGGTCACCATCCACGGCGTCGAGGAGCTGATCCGGCACGCCTTCGTGCAGGCGGCCCGCGCCGCCTGCGACGACGCCAAGGGCGACCGGCTCACCAGCCGCATCAGCACCATGACCGGCCTGACCCGCCGCGAGGTCAGCCGGATCTCGGCCGCCCCCGCGCTGGACCTGCCGGCCACCCGCTCGCCCGCCACCGACGTGCTCACCCGCTGGGCCAGCCTGCCGGGCTACACCGATGCCCAGGGCCGCCCGATCGCCCTGCCCCGGGTCGGCGCCGAACCCAGCTTCGAGGCCCTGGCCGCAAGCGTGACCAAGGACGTGCATCCGCGCTCGCTCATGGCCGAGCTGATGCGCCTGGGCCTGGTGGAGCACGACACGGCCGCCGACACGCTCACCCTGCTGGACAGCGCCTTCGTGCCGCGCAGCGACTGGCCGCGCATGGTGGGCTTCCTCGGCAGCAACGTCGGCGACCACCTGCGCGCCGGCGTCACCAACGTGCTGGGCACCGGCAGCGAGCACTTCGAGCAGGCCCTGCTGGCCGACGAGCTGTCGCCGCAGTCGGTCGACAAGGCCCGCCACCTCATCGCCGAGCAGTGGCGCAGCCTGATGACGACGCTGGGCCCGCAGCTGCAGGCCCTGATCGACGACGACGAGCGCGAACGCAGGGGCCAGAGCGAGGCACTGCGCATCGGCCTGTATTCCTGGTCGGCACCGATGCCGGCCCCCAGCCAGGCGCCTGACGCGCCTGATTCCCCAGACACGACAAGCGAGGTGACCCCATGA
- a CDS encoding Bug family tripartite tricarboxylate transporter substrate binding protein: MTFLVPGRRTRRLLVGALAALAASWGAQAQTSRPVTLVVPFVAGSPTDVAARAFALDFAAALNTTVVVDNRPGANQTIAGASVARAQPDGTTLLFANLPAVVPPSIKSKLPYNGMRDLTPVADIMTIGFVLVTSPNVPATNLKEFIALLKADPSKYSYGSSGIATPIHLMAEMFNKEIGVKTLHVPYKGGNQVQLDLMSDRVTYAFLPTGSMEFVRGGKIKSYGLAADKRDPDYPELPTMSEGGLPGFKATVKFVLVGPKQMPADVLARLNAAANKVIASEGFYAKVKSVGGVELSRPATPVQVGAAIAAEEAKWDDVVKKANIELE, encoded by the coding sequence ATGACTTTCCTGGTCCCCGGCCGGCGCACGCGCCGCCTCCTGGTGGGAGCTCTCGCGGCGCTCGCCGCTTCCTGGGGCGCCCAGGCCCAGACCAGCCGCCCGGTGACCCTGGTGGTGCCGTTCGTGGCCGGCAGCCCGACGGATGTGGCGGCCCGGGCCTTTGCGCTGGACTTCGCCGCCGCCCTGAACACCACCGTGGTCGTCGACAACCGGCCGGGCGCCAACCAGACCATCGCCGGCGCCTCGGTCGCCCGCGCCCAGCCCGACGGCACGACCCTGCTGTTCGCCAACCTGCCGGCCGTGGTGCCGCCCTCGATCAAGTCCAAGCTGCCCTACAACGGCATGCGCGACCTGACCCCGGTGGCCGACATCATGACCATCGGCTTCGTGCTGGTGACCTCGCCCAACGTGCCGGCGACCAACCTGAAGGAGTTCATCGCGCTGCTCAAGGCCGATCCGTCCAAGTACTCGTACGGCTCCTCCGGCATCGCCACGCCCATCCACCTGATGGCCGAGATGTTCAACAAGGAGATCGGGGTCAAGACGTTGCACGTGCCGTACAAGGGCGGCAACCAGGTCCAGCTCGACCTGATGAGCGACCGCGTGACCTACGCCTTCCTGCCCACCGGCTCGATGGAATTCGTGCGCGGCGGCAAGATCAAGAGCTACGGGCTCGCGGCCGACAAGCGCGACCCCGACTACCCGGAGCTGCCGACCATGTCCGAAGGCGGGCTGCCGGGCTTCAAGGCGACCGTGAAGTTCGTGCTGGTCGGGCCCAAGCAGATGCCGGCCGACGTGCTGGCCCGGCTCAACGCCGCGGCCAACAAGGTGATTGCCAGCGAGGGCTTCTACGCCAAGGTCAAGTCGGTCGGCGGCGTCGAACTGTCCAGGCCGGCCACGCCGGTGCAGGTGGGCGCCGCCATCGCCGCCGAGGAGGCCAAGTGGGACGACGTGGTCAAGAAGGCCAACATCGAGCTCGAATGA
- a CDS encoding isocitrate lyase/PEP mutase family protein: MNADTRAKRAAFRALHDQGCFVLPNPWDMGTARMLQGLGFQALATTSAGHAWSQGCPDGAASREVVLEHLRTMVEATALPVNADFEDGFASDPDGVAESVRMAIATGVAGLSIEDSTGDPADPVRSLADAVARLRAARAAIDEAGGEVLLVGRAENFFLGRPDLPDTLARLRAYAQAGADCLYAPGIRTPEQIAAVVAAVAPRPVNLLIGGTSELTLQDVAALGVRRVSVGGALARAAWGGFLRAARGLAHEGRFDGFADATPGNELNTFFRQPSGDKP, encoded by the coding sequence TTGAACGCCGACACACGAGCGAAACGCGCGGCCTTTCGCGCATTGCACGACCAGGGTTGCTTCGTCCTGCCCAATCCCTGGGACATGGGCACTGCACGCATGCTGCAGGGCCTGGGCTTCCAGGCCCTGGCCACCACCAGTGCCGGCCATGCGTGGTCGCAGGGATGCCCCGACGGCGCGGCGTCCCGGGAGGTCGTCCTGGAGCATCTGCGCACCATGGTGGAAGCGACCGCCCTGCCCGTGAATGCCGATTTCGAAGACGGGTTCGCCTCCGATCCCGATGGCGTGGCCGAGAGCGTGCGGATGGCCATCGCCACCGGGGTGGCCGGACTGTCCATCGAGGACTCCACCGGCGACCCCGCCGACCCGGTGCGGTCTCTCGCCGATGCCGTCGCGCGCCTGCGCGCGGCGCGCGCGGCGATCGACGAGGCCGGCGGCGAGGTGCTGCTGGTGGGGCGCGCGGAAAACTTCTTCCTCGGGCGTCCCGACCTGCCGGACACGCTGGCCCGGTTGCGGGCCTATGCGCAGGCGGGTGCCGACTGCCTGTACGCCCCGGGGATCCGCACCCCGGAGCAGATCGCCGCGGTGGTGGCCGCCGTGGCACCGCGCCCGGTCAACCTCCTGATCGGAGGGACCAGCGAGCTGACGCTGCAGGACGTTGCGGCCCTGGGCGTGCGGCGCGTGAGCGTCGGCGGGGCGCTGGCACGGGCTGCCTGGGGTGGCTTCCTGCGCGCCGCACGCGGCCTGGCCCACGAGGGCCGCTTCGACGGCTTCGCGGATGCCACGCCGGGCAACGAGCTGAACACGTTCTTCCGCCAACCGAGCGGCGACAAGCCCTGA
- a CDS encoding DUF5666 domain-containing protein, translating into MTNQPDNTAALSRRGALLAMAGGLATLAGCGGGGAAGAVTSVISGLSSGGTGSFTTGTIAGLGSIIVNSTRYDDASAQVSRSDDGVVGSLRPGMVVYVQASPITASTGGDALPTATANRIAYASEWVGPVGAVDTVARTLTVLGQTVDVPATAVFEDVAGLSAVRPGQFVEVHGYLNLANGHLLATRVEVSNTAPGAFRISGQVSGLNTTTRTFSLGTALIGYDTTTALPSGWANGLLVRVSVAPTQVGGLWRATRIRDRESQLADLQVEDRAESELKGTVTSLDGTNLFKVNGITVDSSTAQVSGTVALGVAVEVHGAVRNGVIVATRVEVENDEGLQVQEFDFFGTVSNLNVVTQTFTVRGVNFTYNANTRNEVPNWTTGATPSVRVRASLIAGQWVASRIRLQS; encoded by the coding sequence ATGACGAATCAACCCGACAACACGGCTGCGCTGAGCCGCCGAGGCGCCCTGCTGGCCATGGCTGGCGGCCTGGCCACCCTCGCCGGCTGCGGCGGCGGAGGGGCCGCCGGCGCCGTCACCAGCGTGATCTCCGGCCTGAGCAGCGGCGGCACCGGCTCGTTCACCACCGGCACCATCGCCGGGCTGGGCTCGATCATCGTCAACAGCACCCGCTACGACGACGCCTCGGCCCAGGTGTCCCGCTCCGACGACGGCGTGGTGGGCAGCCTGCGGCCCGGCATGGTGGTGTACGTCCAGGCCTCGCCCATCACCGCCTCGACCGGTGGCGACGCCCTGCCGACGGCCACCGCCAACCGCATCGCCTACGCCAGCGAATGGGTCGGGCCGGTGGGTGCCGTGGACACCGTGGCGCGCACCCTCACCGTGCTGGGCCAGACGGTCGACGTCCCGGCCACGGCCGTGTTCGAGGACGTCGCCGGCCTCTCGGCCGTCCGGCCGGGCCAGTTCGTCGAGGTGCACGGCTACCTGAACCTGGCCAACGGCCACCTGCTGGCCACGCGCGTCGAGGTGTCCAACACCGCACCGGGCGCCTTCCGCATCAGCGGCCAGGTCAGCGGGTTGAACACCACCACCCGCACCTTCTCGCTGGGCACGGCCCTGATCGGCTACGACACCACCACGGCCCTGCCGTCCGGCTGGGCCAACGGCCTGCTGGTGCGGGTGTCGGTCGCGCCCACCCAGGTGGGCGGCCTCTGGCGCGCCACCCGCATCCGGGATCGCGAATCGCAGCTGGCCGACCTGCAGGTGGAAGACCGGGCCGAGTCGGAACTCAAGGGCACGGTCACCAGCCTGGACGGCACCAACCTGTTCAAGGTCAACGGCATCACGGTCGATTCGTCGACGGCGCAGGTCTCCGGCACCGTGGCGCTGGGCGTCGCGGTCGAGGTGCACGGCGCGGTGCGCAACGGTGTCATCGTCGCGACACGGGTCGAGGTCGAGAATGACGAAGGCCTGCAAGTCCAGGAGTTCGATTTCTTCGGCACGGTGAGCAACCTGAACGTCGTGACCCAGACCTTCACCGTGCGCGGCGTGAACTTCACCTACAACGCCAACACCCGCAACGAGGTGCCCAACTGGACGACGGGCGCCACGCCGTCGGTGCGCGTGCGGGCCAGCCTGATCGCCGGCCAGTGGGTGGCGTCGAGGATCCGGCTCCAGAGCTGA
- a CDS encoding circadian clock KaiB family protein has protein sequence MGSRNQAASRPGPGIALVLRLYVSTAAPSSSRAIVNTRAFCEEHAAGHYELEVLDISERVVEATADQVVAVPTLLRLWPLPVRRFIGDMSDPGRLREGLGLPAAPQAKEQP, from the coding sequence ATGGGATCGCGCAACCAGGCGGCTTCGCGGCCCGGACCAGGCATCGCACTGGTGCTGCGGCTCTATGTCAGCACGGCCGCGCCGTCCTCATCCCGCGCCATCGTGAACACCCGCGCCTTCTGCGAGGAACACGCTGCCGGGCACTACGAGCTGGAAGTGCTGGACATTTCCGAGCGCGTCGTCGAAGCGACCGCCGACCAGGTGGTGGCCGTCCCCACGCTGCTCCGGCTGTGGCCGCTGCCGGTGCGCCGGTTCATCGGTGACATGTCCGACCCGGGGCGGCTGCGCGAGGGCCTCGGCCTGCCGGCCGCGCCACAGGCAAAGGAGCAGCCATGA
- a CDS encoding sensor histidine kinase, which produces MHSFLRNNREELIARCKASVAQRPKRVATELQLRNGIPLFLDQLMRTLDAEESGDSAALSVQISGPPGGDLALSEIGMGATAHGRQLMELGYSVDQVVHDYGDLCQAVTSLAVERDAPFTIDEFRTLNRCLDNAIADAVTEFSAQRDLVVERRHNEIVTERIGFVVHELRNAVHTATLAAAALESGSLSLQGATGGVLKRSLATMTVLLADAVSTIRSAAHAEPPPPQLSVASVIGEAASSAALDAAARGCTMVVRPVDPALRVSARREPLIAAIVNLLQNGFKFTHPQTEVVLNAYAGEDGSVCIDVSDHCGGLPPGFSAAMFRSFTQAGTNRSGLGLGLSIARQGVEGEGGTLGVRDVPGVGCVFTIALPPA; this is translated from the coding sequence ATGCACTCGTTTCTCAGGAACAACCGCGAGGAGTTGATCGCGCGTTGCAAGGCGTCGGTTGCGCAGCGTCCGAAACGGGTGGCGACCGAGCTTCAGCTGCGCAACGGCATCCCCCTGTTCCTGGACCAGCTCATGAGGACGCTCGATGCCGAGGAGTCCGGCGACAGCGCGGCGCTCAGCGTGCAGATTTCGGGCCCCCCGGGTGGCGACCTGGCGCTGTCAGAGATCGGCATGGGCGCGACGGCGCACGGCCGGCAGCTGATGGAACTCGGCTATTCGGTCGACCAGGTCGTGCATGACTACGGCGACCTTTGCCAGGCCGTCACCAGCCTGGCGGTGGAGCGCGACGCCCCATTCACCATCGACGAATTCCGGACCCTCAACCGCTGCCTCGACAACGCGATCGCCGATGCGGTCACGGAGTTCAGCGCACAGCGGGATCTCGTGGTCGAGCGTCGCCACAACGAGATCGTCACCGAGCGGATCGGGTTCGTGGTGCACGAACTTCGCAATGCCGTGCATACCGCCACCCTGGCAGCGGCCGCGCTGGAATCCGGGAGCCTGTCGTTGCAGGGCGCCACCGGTGGCGTGCTCAAGCGCAGCCTGGCGACCATGACCGTGCTGCTGGCCGACGCCGTGTCGACGATCCGCTCGGCGGCCCATGCCGAACCGCCCCCGCCGCAACTCTCGGTCGCCTCCGTGATCGGGGAAGCCGCCAGCAGCGCGGCGCTGGATGCGGCCGCTCGCGGTTGCACGATGGTCGTACGGCCGGTCGACCCGGCGTTGCGGGTCAGCGCGCGGCGCGAACCGCTGATCGCGGCGATCGTGAACCTGCTGCAGAACGGGTTCAAGTTCACCCACCCCCAGACGGAGGTCGTGCTCAATGCCTATGCGGGCGAGGACGGCAGCGTCTGCATCGACGTGTCCGACCATTGCGGCGGGCTGCCGCCCGGTTTCTCTGCAGCGATGTTCAGGTCGTTCACGCAGGCGGGCACGAACAGGAGCGGGCTGGGACTGGGCCTGTCGATCGCCAGGCAGGGTGTGGAGGGCGAAGGCGGAACACTGGGCGTTCGCGATGTCCCGGGCGTGGGTTGCGTGTTCACGATTGCCCTTCCGCCGGCCTGA
- a CDS encoding circadian clock KaiB family protein — protein MSTAKVRPLKAGPGPADKAEWQLRLYVAGTTAKSAAALANLKRVCETHLAGRYSIEVVDLLVNPKLAAGDQILAVPTLVRKFPEPIRKIIGDLSNEDRVLVGLDLQPLR, from the coding sequence ATGAGCACGGCCAAGGTGAGGCCCCTGAAGGCCGGCCCGGGGCCCGCCGACAAGGCCGAGTGGCAACTGCGGCTGTACGTAGCCGGCACGACGGCCAAGTCGGCGGCGGCGCTGGCCAACCTCAAGCGGGTCTGCGAGACCCACCTGGCCGGGCGCTACTCGATCGAGGTGGTGGACCTGCTGGTCAACCCCAAGCTGGCCGCCGGCGACCAGATCCTGGCGGTGCCGACCCTGGTGCGCAAGTTTCCCGAGCCCATCCGCAAGATCATCGGCGACCTGTCCAACGAGGACCGGGTGCTGGTCGGCCTCGACCTGCAGCCCCTGCGGTAG
- a CDS encoding IclR family transcriptional regulator, whose protein sequence is MASDANPAMASDPTDILLQHADAPSERPGTRSLSRLIKLLRMVAARPQFGWRLSDLSAACNLDRATVHRMLACMIDERLVEQRADDRHYLPGPLLFELGLARPDHLDFQRRAETALAAFARRTGGIGVLLLRSGNEYVCSVRAETQPLSGSVLFPGARRPLFTAAGGVAILQTLAPGEAHAVLLDNVTQEVARCGSSRLAALQRMRERSDRHGFGVNLGDVVPGVHAFAVPVHGGNGQAFASVCLLGSPQQFGEERLPAIRDELATVAAALAAEARQLNLWTR, encoded by the coding sequence ATGGCTTCTGACGCGAACCCGGCCATGGCCTCCGATCCGACGGACATCCTGCTGCAGCACGCCGATGCGCCGAGCGAGCGGCCCGGCACCCGCAGCCTGTCGCGGCTGATCAAGCTGCTGCGCATGGTGGCGGCGCGACCGCAGTTCGGCTGGCGGCTGTCGGACCTCTCGGCCGCCTGCAACCTCGACCGCGCGACCGTGCACCGCATGCTGGCCTGCATGATCGACGAGCGGCTGGTCGAGCAACGTGCCGACGACCGCCACTACCTGCCCGGGCCGCTGCTGTTCGAGCTCGGGCTGGCCCGGCCGGACCACCTGGACTTCCAGCGCCGCGCCGAGACCGCGCTGGCCGCCTTCGCCCGGCGCACCGGTGGCATCGGCGTGCTGCTGCTGCGCAGCGGCAACGAGTACGTGTGCAGCGTGCGGGCCGAGACCCAGCCGCTGTCCGGATCGGTGCTCTTTCCCGGCGCGCGCCGGCCGCTGTTCACTGCGGCCGGCGGCGTGGCCATCCTGCAGACGCTGGCGCCGGGCGAGGCCCATGCCGTGCTGCTGGACAACGTGACGCAGGAGGTCGCGCGCTGCGGCTCCAGCCGGCTGGCGGCGCTGCAGCGGATGCGCGAGCGCTCCGACCGCCATGGCTTCGGCGTCAACCTGGGCGACGTGGTGCCGGGCGTGCATGCGTTCGCCGTGCCCGTGCACGGCGGCAATGGCCAGGCGTTCGCGTCGGTGTGCCTGCTCGGCTCGCCGCAGCAGTTCGGCGAAGAGCGCCTGCCGGCCATCCGCGACGAACTGGCGACCGTGGCCGCGGCCCTGGCGGCCGAGGCCCGCCAATTGAACCTGTGGACGCGCTGA